Proteins from one Fusobacterium periodonticum 1_1_41FAA genomic window:
- a CDS encoding restriction endonuclease subunit S, whose product MNKIKLGEILKVKHGFAFKSQNYVNKSEFALVTLANISSTNNFQFNEKKLTYYNGEFPNEYILNEDDLIIPLTEQVIGLFGNTAFIPKVKGISFLLNQRVGKIIPIKNRANNYYLHYLLATDLVRKQLEHRASGTKQRNISPNDVYDVTVFICDVKEQKKIGELLYNMERKINLNNKINDNLDYLNYSDIVA is encoded by the coding sequence ATGAACAAGATTAAACTTGGAGAAATTTTAAAAGTTAAACATGGATTTGCTTTTAAAAGTCAAAATTATGTAAATAAAAGTGAGTTTGCATTAGTTACTTTAGCAAATATTTCATCTACTAATAATTTTCAATTTAATGAAAAAAAATTAACATATTATAATGGAGAATTTCCTAATGAATATATTCTAAATGAAGATGACTTAATAATACCTCTTACTGAACAAGTTATAGGATTATTTGGAAATACAGCTTTTATACCTAAGGTAAAAGGAATATCTTTTTTATTAAATCAACGTGTTGGAAAAATAATTCCTATAAAAAATAGAGCAAATAATTATTACTTACATTACTTATTGGCAACAGATTTAGTTAGAAAACAATTAGAGCATAGAGCCAGTGGAACTAAACAGCGTAATATATCTCCAAATGATGTATATGATGTAACTGTTTTTATTTGTGATGTAAAAGAACAAAAAAAAATTGGTGAGTTACTTTATAACATGGAAAGAAAAATAAATTTAAATAATAAGATAAACGATAATTTAGATTATTTAAATTATTCTGATATAGTTGCTTGA
- a CDS encoding aspartate carbamoyltransferase catalytic subunit — MKSLLSMEDLTNEEILSLVKRALDLKKGAENKKRNDLFVANLFFENSTRTKKSFEVAEKKLNLNVVDFEVSTSSVQKGETLYDTCKTLKMIGIDMLVIRHSENEYYKQLENLKIPIINGGDGSGEHPSQCLLDIMTIYENYGKFEGLDIIIAGDIKNSRVARSNKKALTRLGAKISFVAPEIWKDETLGEFVNFDDVIDKVDICMLLRVQHERHTDNKEKSEFSKENYHKNYGLTEERYKKLKEGAIIMHPAPVNRDVEIADSLVESEKSRIFEQMKNGMFMRQAILEYIIEKNKM; from the coding sequence ATGAAAAGTTTGTTGTCTATGGAAGACTTAACAAATGAGGAAATACTATCTTTAGTTAAAAGAGCTTTAGACTTGAAAAAAGGAGCAGAAAATAAGAAAAGAAATGATTTGTTTGTAGCGAACTTATTTTTTGAAAATTCTACTCGTACAAAGAAAAGTTTTGAAGTAGCTGAAAAAAAGTTAAATCTAAATGTTGTTGATTTTGAAGTATCAACTTCATCTGTTCAAAAGGGAGAAACTCTTTATGATACTTGTAAGACTTTAAAAATGATAGGAATTGATATGTTGGTTATCAGACATTCAGAAAATGAGTACTATAAACAACTAGAAAATTTAAAAATCCCTATAATAAATGGTGGAGATGGAAGTGGAGAACATCCTTCACAATGTCTTTTAGATATTATGACTATATATGAAAATTATGGTAAATTCGAAGGTTTAGATATTATAATTGCTGGAGATATAAAAAACTCAAGAGTAGCAAGAAGTAATAAAAAAGCTCTTACAAGATTGGGGGCAAAGATTAGCTTTGTAGCACCTGAAATTTGGAAAGATGAAACTCTAGGAGAATTTGTAAACTTTGATGATGTAATAGATAAAGTAGATATTTGTATGCTTTTAAGAGTTCAACATGAAAGACATACAGACAATAAAGAAAAATCTGAGTTCTCAAAAGAAAATTATCATAAAAACTATGGATTAACAGAAGAAAGATACAAGAAATTAAAAGAAGGAGCAATTATAATGCACCCAGCTCCTGTAAATAGAGATGTAGAAATAGCAGATAGTTTAGTTGAAAGTGAAAAATCTCGTATATTTGAACAAATGAAAAATGGAATGTTTATGAGACAAGCAATACTTGAATATATAATTGAAAAAAATAAGATGTAG
- a CDS encoding class I SAM-dependent DNA methyltransferase — MNLLVKEKTIKLIDELKSTCQIYGMGNDGNEYKIITQVFLYKFINDKFGYEIKKINEELKNAEKWEILYSNMNEEDRLYLLDELSADVPLLEPQHLISNLWNQQSKGDFALIFDQTMVDIAQKNEDIFATQTTLNTKIPIFEKLTIYVTDENERSNFARALVDKLVNFSFEEVFGEHYDFFAAIFEYLIKDYNTNGGGKYAEYYTPQSIATIMARLLVGNKKDYHSVECYDPSAGTGTLVMALSHQIGEDKCTIFTQDISQRSNKMLKLNLILNGLVSSLDHAIQGDTLVYPYHKSDNGEDLRTFDFVVSNPPFKMDFSENREKIAAMPARFWAGVPNIPAKKKESMAIYTLFIQHVINSLKSKTGKGAIVIPTGFITAKSGVEKKILEKIVESKIVYGCVSMPSNVFANTGTNVSVLFFDNAKNHDKVILIDASKLGEDYQDGKNKKRRLREEDIELIINTFNDKKNVDDFSIAVSYEEIKEKKYSLSAGQYFDIKIEYIDMTPEEFEAKMKEYQKELQEYFEEGEKLQKEIMEQLGKIKYEQD, encoded by the coding sequence TTGAACTTATTAGTAAAAGAAAAAACAATTAAATTAATTGATGAGTTAAAATCAACTTGTCAAATTTATGGTATGGGAAATGATGGGAATGAATATAAGATTATTACTCAAGTATTTTTATATAAATTTATTAATGATAAATTTGGATATGAAATAAAAAAAATAAATGAAGAATTAAAAAATGCTGAAAAATGGGAAATTTTATATAGTAATATGAATGAAGAAGATAGATTATATTTACTTGATGAGCTTTCAGCAGATGTACCATTATTAGAACCACAACATTTGATTTCTAATTTATGGAATCAACAATCCAAAGGTGATTTTGCTTTAATTTTTGACCAGACTATGGTTGATATTGCACAAAAAAATGAAGATATTTTTGCAACACAAACGACTTTGAATACGAAGATACCTATTTTTGAAAAACTAACTATTTATGTTACAGATGAAAATGAACGTTCAAACTTTGCAAGAGCTTTAGTTGACAAACTTGTAAATTTTTCTTTTGAAGAAGTATTTGGAGAACATTATGATTTTTTTGCAGCAATATTTGAATATCTTATTAAAGACTATAATACAAATGGTGGAGGGAAATATGCTGAATATTATACTCCACAATCAATTGCTACAATAATGGCTAGATTATTGGTTGGGAATAAAAAAGACTATCATAGTGTTGAATGCTATGACCCCTCTGCAGGTACGGGAACACTTGTTATGGCATTATCTCATCAAATTGGAGAGGATAAGTGTACTATATTTACTCAAGATATCTCACAAAGAAGTAATAAAATGCTTAAACTAAATTTAATATTGAATGGTTTAGTTTCATCATTAGATCATGCTATTCAAGGAGATACTTTAGTTTATCCATATCATAAATCAGATAATGGGGAAGATTTAAGAACTTTTGATTTTGTTGTTTCCAATCCTCCATTTAAAATGGACTTTTCAGAAAATAGAGAAAAAATTGCAGCTATGCCAGCTAGATTTTGGGCTGGAGTTCCTAATATTCCAGCTAAAAAGAAAGAAAGCATGGCAATTTATACATTATTTATTCAGCATGTTATAAATTCTTTAAAATCTAAGACTGGTAAAGGAGCAATAGTTATACCTACTGGGTTTATTACAGCTAAATCAGGGGTAGAGAAAAAAATCTTAGAAAAAATAGTTGAAAGTAAAATTGTATATGGTTGTGTTAGTATGCCATCAAATGTATTTGCTAATACTGGAACAAATGTATCAGTTCTATTTTTTGACAATGCTAAAAACCATGATAAAGTAATACTTATTGATGCTTCCAAATTAGGTGAAGATTATCAAGATGGAAAAAATAAAAAACGTAGATTAAGAGAAGAAGATATTGAGTTAATAATAAATACTTTTAATGATAAAAAAAATGTTGATGATTTCTCAATTGCAGTTAGTTATGAAGAAATAAAGGAGAAAAAGTATTCACTTTCAGCAGGACAATATTTTGATATTAAAATTGAATATATTGATATGACACCTGAAGAATTTGAAGCCAAGATGAAAGAATATCAAAAAGAATTACAAGAATATTTTGAAGAAGGGGAAAAATTGCAAAAGGAAATTATGGAACAACTGGGGAAGATAAAATATGAACAAGATTAA
- a CDS encoding bifunctional precorrin-2 dehydrogenase/sirohydrochlorin ferrochelatase, whose amino-acid sequence MPNKFFPVSIDLNNKNILVIGAGKIALRKVKTLLDYNCNITVITKEISEEKFLELEKENKIKILKNQEFEEKFLENTFLVVSATDNKELNDKISKLCMSKNILVNNITSQDNMNLRFMSILSNDDIQISITANGNPKKAVEVKNKIKEFLEKIF is encoded by the coding sequence ATGCCAAATAAGTTTTTTCCTGTTTCAATAGATCTTAATAATAAAAATATTTTGGTAATTGGTGCTGGAAAAATTGCTTTAAGAAAAGTAAAAACTCTTTTGGACTATAATTGTAATATCACAGTTATTACTAAGGAAATTTCAGAAGAGAAGTTTTTAGAATTAGAAAAAGAAAATAAAATTAAAATATTAAAAAATCAAGAATTTGAAGAAAAATTTTTAGAAAATACTTTTTTAGTTGTATCAGCAACAGATAATAAAGAATTAAATGATAAAATATCAAAATTATGTATGAGTAAAAATATTTTAGTAAATAATATCACTTCTCAAGATAATATGAATCTTAGATTTATGAGTATTCTTTCAAATGATGATATTCAAATTTCAATTACAGCTAATGGAAATCCTAAAAAAGCTGTAGAAGTCAAAAATAAGATTAAAGAATTTCTTGAGAAAATATTTTAG
- a CDS encoding restriction endonuclease subunit S, which yields MKLLYEIFMFKAENKKINGSFVTARDLVEVLTGKEDANFSIQNGKFNFFTCSNEILKCNEYKYDSSSILIAGNGDFNVKHYSGKFNAYQRTYILTPQKDYYALLYLASLYRIESFKSKSTGSIVKFITKEDIENIPLFIPENKSIINILNKMIILKENNFSENEILIKLRDFLLPLLMNGQATISE from the coding sequence ATGAAATTACTATATGAAATTTTTATGTTTAAAGCAGAAAATAAAAAAATAAATGGTTCATTTGTTACCGCTAGAGATTTGGTTGAAGTTTTAACTGGAAAAGAAGATGCAAATTTCTCTATACAAAATGGAAAATTTAATTTTTTTACATGTTCTAATGAAATATTAAAATGTAATGAGTATAAATATGATAGTTCTTCTATTTTGATAGCTGGTAATGGTGATTTTAATGTTAAACATTATAGTGGAAAATTTAATGCTTATCAAAGAACTTATATATTAACTCCTCAAAAAGATTACTATGCATTATTATATCTTGCAAGTCTGTATAGAATAGAGTCTTTTAAGTCAAAGTCAACTGGTTCAATAGTAAAATTTATTACTAAAGAAGATATTGAAAATATTCCTCTTTTTATCCCTGAAAATAAGAGTATTATAAATATTTTAAATAAAATGATTATTCTTAAAGAAAATAATTTTAGTGAAAATGAAATATTAATAAAATTAAGAGATTTCCTTTTACCATTACTTATGAATGGTCAAGCAACTATATCAGAATAA
- a CDS encoding NADPH-dependent FMN reductase produces MNKKVLFVVGSLREKSFNRTVAEYISKRLEEKGIETSFLDYSKLPFMSQDIEFPAPIEVEKVRNDVKGADALWIVTPEYNGSVPGALKNFLDWISRPVVKGNFGAPEFVKGKLVAVSGVAGKSEASLVITEISGLLSRMGLNLLEEKVGLSLPVEAFQTGVFNLSDEQKVKLDKEIKVFIEKL; encoded by the coding sequence ATGAATAAAAAAGTTTTATTTGTAGTTGGATCATTGAGAGAAAAATCATTCAATAGAACTGTTGCTGAATATATATCAAAAAGATTAGAAGAAAAAGGAATAGAAACAAGTTTTTTAGACTATTCTAAACTACCTTTTATGAGTCAAGATATTGAATTTCCAGCACCTATTGAAGTTGAAAAAGTTCGTAATGATGTTAAAGGAGCAGATGCACTTTGGATAGTAACACCTGAATATAATGGTTCTGTACCAGGAGCTTTGAAGAATTTCTTAGATTGGATTTCAAGACCAGTTGTTAAAGGAAATTTTGGTGCACCAGAATTTGTAAAAGGAAAATTAGTTGCTGTAAGTGGAGTAGCAGGAAAATCAGAAGCTTCACTTGTAATTACAGAGATAAGTGGATTATTAAGTCGTATGGGACTTAATTTATTAGAAGAAAAAGTTGGACTATCATTACCAGTTGAAGCATTTCAAACAGGTGTTTTCAATTTAAGTGATGAACAAAAGGTTAAACTTGATAAAGAGATAAAAGTTTTTATAGAAAAATTATAA
- the xerA gene encoding site-specific tyrosine recombinase/integron integrase encodes MKEKIISNILQRMQNKINNKQLEELKIILIDEFSEENEEDKGKSNEQLKKLFIDAKRLEGCSDKTILYYVSTIETMITKINKSIVEIETEDLRTYLSDYQINNNSSKVTIDNIRRILSSFFSWLENENYIIKSPVRRIKKVKAPSIVKETYTDEELETMRDNVEALRDLVLIDILASTGMRVGELVKLNIEDINFTERECIVLGKGNKERVVYFDARTKIHLKRYLENRKDNNKALLISLKAPCNRLSIAGVELRLRKIGEKLGIKKVHPHKFRRTLATIAIDKGMPIEQVQKLLGHEKIDTTLQYAMVKQSNVKIAHQKYIG; translated from the coding sequence ATGAAAGAAAAAATAATAAGTAATATTTTACAAAGAATGCAAAATAAAATAAATAATAAGCAATTAGAGGAATTAAAAATTATTTTAATTGATGAATTTTCAGAAGAAAATGAAGAAGATAAAGGAAAATCAAATGAACAATTAAAAAAATTATTTATAGATGCAAAAAGGTTAGAAGGATGTTCAGATAAGACAATTTTATATTATGTTTCAACAATAGAAACTATGATAACTAAAATAAATAAAAGTATAGTAGAGATAGAAACAGAAGATTTAAGAACTTATTTATCAGATTATCAAATAAATAATAATTCGAGTAAAGTTACAATAGACAATATAAGAAGAATATTATCTAGTTTTTTTTCGTGGTTAGAAAATGAAAATTATATAATAAAAAGTCCAGTTAGAAGGATAAAAAAAGTAAAAGCTCCTTCTATAGTAAAAGAAACATATACTGATGAAGAATTAGAAACAATGAGGGACAATGTAGAAGCTTTAAGGGATTTAGTGTTGATAGATATTCTAGCTTCAACAGGAATGAGAGTAGGGGAACTTGTAAAATTAAATATAGAGGATATAAATTTCACTGAAAGAGAATGTATAGTTTTAGGTAAAGGAAATAAAGAGAGAGTAGTTTATTTTGATGCAAGAACTAAAATACATTTAAAAAGGTATTTAGAAAATAGAAAAGATAATAATAAAGCACTTCTTATATCGTTAAAAGCTCCATGTAATAGATTAAGTATAGCTGGAGTAGAGTTAAGATTAAGAAAAATAGGGGAAAAATTAGGAATAAAGAAAGTTCATCCACATAAATTTAGGAGGACACTAGCAACAATTGCAATAGATAAAGGAATGCCAATAGAACAAGTACAAAAATTATTGGGACATGAAAAGATTGATACTACTTTACAATATGCTATGGTAAAACAAAGTAATGTAAAAATAGCACATCAAAAATATATAGGTTAG
- the pyrR gene encoding bifunctional pyr operon transcriptional regulator/uracil phosphoribosyltransferase PyrR, protein MKILLDENGIQRSITRISYEIIERNKTVDNIVLVGIKNRGDILAERIKEKLMELENVDIPLETIDITYYRDDIDRKNFDLDIKDTEFKSNLTGKVVVMVDDVLYTGRTIRAGLDAILSKSRPAKIQLACLIDRGHRELPIRADFIGKNIPTSHSENIKVYLKETDGKEEVVIL, encoded by the coding sequence ATGAAAATTTTATTAGATGAAAATGGCATACAAAGATCAATAACAAGAATATCTTATGAAATTATCGAAAGAAATAAAACAGTGGATAATATTGTTTTAGTTGGAATAAAAAATAGAGGAGATATTCTAGCAGAAAGAATTAAAGAAAAATTGATGGAGCTTGAAAATGTGGATATTCCATTAGAAACTATTGATATTACATACTATAGAGATGATATTGATAGAAAAAATTTTGATTTAGATATAAAAGATACAGAATTTAAATCTAATTTAACAGGGAAAGTTGTTGTTATGGTTGATGATGTATTATATACAGGAAGAACTATAAGAGCAGGACTTGATGCAATTCTTAGTAAATCAAGACCAGCTAAAATTCAACTTGCATGTTTAATTGATAGAGGACACCGTGAATTACCAATAAGGGCAGATTTTATAGGGAAGAATATTCCAACATCTCATTCTGAAAATATAAAGGTATATTTGAAAGAAACAGATGGAAAGGAAGAAGTTGTAATATTGTAG
- a CDS encoding type I restriction endonuclease subunit R gives MGKFNENTRVQLPALVHLTRLGYEYFGKISENSAGEVYDPDTNILIEVFKKQFDILNPKFEGMGNQILLDIRQELNNDDLGQSFYKRLMSTEKKLIDFENIENNVFHFTAEFTCKNGYDEFRPDITLFINGLPLVFIEVKKPNNIGGIISEIERMNNSRFPNKKFRRFINITQLMIFSNNMEYSSKGGIVPIEGAFYCTASKDKSFFSCFREETIDNDEMYFYKNYAYKCVDDIVEKEILNDFNCQVLHNAPEYQKNLKETTPTNRILTSMCSPERLLFLLKYGIAYVNMTKEEDGKIVSINQKQIMRYQQMFASFAIRERLEESKKSGVIWHTQGSGKTALSFYLIKFLTDYFARKNKVAKFYFIVDRLDLLEQSKQEFEARGLSVKTANNREELMEQFRTKQSMEGTSGNLEITVVNIQRFTEDKRKVDLPQYATNLQRIFIIDEAHRGYKPEGSFLGNLFNADSDSIKIALTGTPLLKEERASWKIFGDYIHTYYYDKSIQDGYTLKIIREDIETSYREKLNEIYEKLDILVQKKDIKKSDIVEHESYIKELTKYIIEDLKSFRLIQGDNTLGGMVICETSTQAKKICEVFDKVQNELNRNSSIPTNFKIGLILHDSDDKETRKKIITDFKKNMTIDILIVFNMLLTGFDAPRLKRLYFGRKLKEHNLLQAITRVNRPYKDNRYGYIIDFADIKQNFEETNATYLEELGRFNETDEDNIVGKFNNVIEDKEKLIQKVEEVKDILFDYTTKNLEDFSSEISSIEDKKELLLLKKALIEAKDCFNIVKSFGDEELKEKFNKMQIVNLPQMISEIQYRINIVNQKLTLESNESMKNLINEAMLDIEFSFSKLSVEELKIVSKYDLNEKLKRTVNAFIENIDKEDPEYITIQEAFRQRFKEKGFSISNMKEYEENSKHLDEIIAKLSELKRKNETLSRKYKGDNKFTRIHKRIREINIVKKDNNLKSIVSDRESEIMDILLIIKTDLDKEVYDRNDILKKDAYFEKTVLSNVTSIFKKRNIVSEREDRFFIMDKIKTEYLNQYNETYMM, from the coding sequence ATGGGAAAGTTTAATGAAAACACTAGGGTCCAATTACCAGCATTAGTTCATTTGACACGCTTAGGTTATGAATATTTTGGAAAAATATCAGAAAATAGTGCTGGAGAAGTTTATGATCCAGATACAAATATATTAATTGAAGTATTCAAAAAGCAATTTGATATTTTAAATCCAAAATTCGAAGGAATGGGAAATCAAATACTTTTAGATATTAGACAAGAATTGAATAATGATGACTTAGGTCAAAGTTTTTATAAAAGATTAATGTCTACTGAAAAAAAATTAATAGATTTTGAAAATATTGAAAATAATGTTTTTCATTTTACAGCAGAATTTACATGTAAAAATGGCTATGATGAGTTTAGACCTGATATAACTCTTTTTATAAATGGATTGCCACTTGTTTTTATTGAAGTAAAAAAACCGAATAATATTGGAGGAATTATTTCAGAAATTGAAAGAATGAATAATAGTAGATTTCCAAATAAAAAGTTTAGAAGATTTATAAATATTACTCAATTAATGATATTCTCTAATAACATGGAATACTCATCAAAAGGAGGAATTGTTCCTATTGAAGGAGCATTCTATTGTACTGCTTCAAAAGATAAAAGTTTTTTTAGTTGTTTTAGAGAAGAAACAATAGATAATGATGAAATGTATTTTTATAAAAATTATGCATATAAATGTGTAGACGATATTGTAGAAAAAGAAATATTAAATGATTTTAATTGTCAAGTTTTGCACAATGCTCCTGAATATCAAAAAAATTTAAAAGAAACAACTCCAACAAATAGAATTTTAACTTCTATGTGTTCACCTGAAAGGCTCTTATTTTTATTAAAATATGGGATTGCTTATGTTAATATGACTAAAGAAGAAGATGGTAAGATTGTTTCAATAAATCAAAAACAGATAATGAGATATCAACAAATGTTTGCTAGTTTTGCAATTAGAGAAAGGCTAGAAGAATCTAAAAAATCAGGGGTTATTTGGCATACTCAAGGAAGTGGAAAAACAGCATTATCATTTTATTTAATAAAATTTTTAACAGATTATTTTGCAAGAAAAAATAAGGTTGCTAAATTTTATTTTATTGTAGATCGTTTAGACTTATTGGAACAATCAAAGCAAGAATTTGAAGCAAGAGGATTATCAGTTAAAACAGCAAATAATAGAGAAGAATTGATGGAACAATTTAGGACAAAGCAGTCAATGGAAGGAACAAGTGGTAATTTAGAAATAACAGTGGTTAATATTCAAAGATTTACAGAAGATAAAAGAAAGGTAGATTTACCACAATATGCTACAAATTTGCAAAGAATTTTTATTATTGATGAAGCACACAGGGGTTATAAACCAGAAGGCAGTTTTTTAGGAAATCTATTTAATGCAGATTCAGACTCAATAAAAATAGCATTAACGGGAACTCCGTTGTTAAAAGAAGAAAGAGCTTCATGGAAAATTTTTGGAGACTACATTCACACTTATTATTATGATAAGTCTATTCAAGATGGCTATACATTAAAAATTATTAGAGAAGATATCGAAACATCTTATAGAGAAAAATTAAATGAAATATATGAAAAGTTAGATATTTTAGTACAAAAAAAGGATATAAAAAAATCAGATATAGTGGAGCATGAATCTTATATAAAGGAATTGACAAAGTATATTATTGAAGATTTAAAAAGTTTTAGATTAATCCAAGGAGATAATACACTTGGTGGAATGGTTATTTGTGAAACAAGTACTCAAGCTAAGAAAATTTGTGAAGTATTTGATAAAGTACAAAATGAACTTAACAGAAATTCTTCTATACCAACAAATTTTAAGATTGGATTAATTTTACATGATAGTGATGATAAAGAAACTAGAAAGAAAATTATTACAGATTTTAAGAAAAATATGACAATAGATATTTTAATAGTATTTAATATGTTATTAACAGGTTTTGATGCACCTAGATTAAAAAGATTATATTTTGGAAGAAAATTAAAAGAACATAACTTACTTCAAGCTATTACAAGAGTAAATCGTCCATATAAAGATAATAGATATGGGTATATTATTGATTTTGCAGATATTAAACAAAATTTTGAAGAAACAAATGCTACATATCTTGAAGAATTAGGAAGATTTAATGAAACTGATGAAGATAATATAGTTGGTAAATTTAATAATGTTATTGAAGATAAAGAAAAATTAATTCAAAAAGTAGAAGAAGTAAAGGATATATTATTTGACTATACAACTAAGAATTTAGAGGATTTTTCAAGTGAAATTTCAAGTATAGAAGATAAAAAGGAATTACTGTTATTAAAAAAAGCATTAATAGAAGCCAAAGATTGTTTTAATATAGTAAAAAGTTTTGGTGATGAAGAACTAAAAGAAAAATTTAATAAAATGCAGATTGTTAATCTACCACAAATGATATCAGAAATTCAATATAGAATAAATATTGTTAACCAAAAACTTACATTAGAGAGTAATGAGTCAATGAAAAATTTAATTAATGAGGCTATGCTTGATATTGAATTTTCATTCTCTAAATTATCAGTAGAAGAATTAAAAATTGTTTCAAAATATGATTTAAATGAAAAATTAAAAAGAACAGTTAATGCATTTATTGAAAATATAGATAAAGAAGATCCAGAATACATAACTATACAAGAAGCATTTAGACAAAGATTTAAAGAAAAAGGATTTTCTATTTCAAATATGAAAGAATATGAAGAAAACTCAAAACATTTAGATGAGATTATAGCAAAACTAAGTGAATTAAAAAGAAAGAATGAAACATTAAGCAGGAAATATAAAGGAGATAATAAATTTACACGGATTCATAAACGTATTAGAGAAATAAATATTGTTAAAAAAGATAATAATTTAAAATCTATAGTTTCTGACAGAGAGTCAGAAATTATGGATATATTATTAATTATTAAAACAGATTTAGATAAAGAAGTTTATGACAGAAATGATATTTTAAAGAAAGATGCTTATTTTGAGAAGACAGTTTTGAGCAATGTTACATCTATATTTAAGAAAAGAAATATAGTATCAGAAAGAGAAGATAGATTTTTTATTATGGATAAGATAAAAACAGAATATTTAAATCAATATAATGAAACATATATGATGTAA
- a CDS encoding restriction endonuclease subunit S, with the protein MRYILKELIKIKNGKDYKTCKLGSIPVYGTGGIINYVGEFLYNDESILLPRKGSLSNIRYVNQPFWTVDTMYWTCVNKELVLPKYLYFYLKLLDLSSRDSGSTLPSMTFDAYYELEVEIPRIKKQKKILDLLNPIEEKIMINNKINDNLFSQISIIYNYWFTQYEFPNTNGKSYKSNNGELYYNNIVKKDIPKNWVVETLASNSLSEIIKPGVDLFEEKIYYTTADIVNKNITNGSIVSYNTKEDRANMQPIPYSVWFAKMKNTIKHLFLAPNMKFIIENSILSTGLCGLKCKEIAFEYISSYILHPYFENHKDVLSHGATQEAVNNDDLNYIYIIVPEEKILRQYHNLTKSIFKKIAENMCENKELITIRDFLLPLLMNGQATISE; encoded by the coding sequence GTGAGATATATTTTAAAAGAACTAATAAAAATAAAAAATGGAAAAGATTATAAAACATGCAAATTAGGAAGTATACCTGTTTATGGAACAGGGGGAATAATAAATTATGTAGGAGAATTTTTATATAATGATGAAAGTATATTACTTCCAAGAAAAGGTTCACTATCAAATATAAGATATGTTAATCAACCATTTTGGACTGTAGATACAATGTATTGGACATGTGTTAATAAAGAACTTGTACTTCCAAAATATTTATATTTTTACTTGAAATTATTGGATTTATCTTCAAGAGATTCCGGATCTACTTTACCAAGTATGACTTTTGATGCGTATTATGAATTAGAAGTTGAAATTCCAAGAATCAAGAAACAAAAGAAAATATTGGATTTATTAAATCCTATTGAAGAAAAGATAATGATAAATAATAAGATAAACGATAATTTATTTTCACAAATAAGTATTATCTATAACTATTGGTTTACTCAATATGAATTCCCAAACACAAATGGAAAATCTTATAAATCAAATAACGGTGAACTTTATTATAATAACATTGTAAAAAAAGATATACCTAAAAATTGGGTTGTAGAAACATTAGCTAGTAATTCTTTATCAGAAATTATTAAGCCAGGAGTTGATTTATTTGAAGAAAAAATATATTATACAACAGCTGATATAGTTAATAAAAATATTACTAATGGCTCAATAGTTTCATATAATACCAAAGAAGACAGAGCAAATATGCAGCCGATACCATACTCTGTTTGGTTTGCTAAGATGAAAAATACCATAAAACATTTATTTTTAGCACCAAATATGAAATTTATAATAGAAAATTCTATTTTATCAACTGGACTCTGTGGACTAAAATGTAAGGAAATAGCATTTGAGTATATCTCATCATATATTTTACATCCATATTTTGAAAATCATAAAGATGTTTTATCGCATGGTGCAACACAAGAAGCAGTGAATAATGATGATTTAAATTACATATATATTATAGTTCCTGAAGAAAAAATATTGAGACAATATCACAATTTAACAAAATCTATTTTTAAAAAAATAGCTGAAAATATGTGTGAAAACAAGGAACTTATAACTATTCGTGATTTCCTTTTACCATTACTTATGAATGGTCAAGCAACTATATCAGAATAA